The Merismopedia glauca CCAP 1448/3 DNA window GAAGCTAATAAACTGTGATTCAATTTCATCAGACTTTGGTTATAAATATCTATGTGTGGTTAGACTCTTTTTCACACAAAATTTTGATGCCTCGCCAAAGCTTATGGAAGAGTCGTAACTTAGAATTGGGAACTTTGACTTCAATGTTTTTAGCCAAAATTATCTGCCACAAATCATTAGCTCAAATTAGCGTAGTTGCTGGGGGAGCAGCATTGCTCACCTTAAGTACCGCTATCACAAAGCCTGCTAACGCTGCTGACTTCTCTTTTAGAGGTTCTCTGAATGATGTCAATGAAGTGCAATTGTTTAACTTTTCCATTGGGAACACCTCAAACGTCACCCTCAAAACCTTATCTTATGCTGGTGGCGTTCAAGCTGATGGAACAGCGATCGCTAACGGTGGCTTTGACCCGATTTTGTCTTTGTTTGATGGTAATGGAAACT harbors:
- a CDS encoding DVUA0089 family protein, which translates into the protein MPRQSLWKSRNLELGTLTSMFLAKIICHKSLAQISVVAGGAALLTLSTAITKPANAADFSFRGSLNDVNEVQLFNFSIGNTSNVTLKTLSYAGGVQADGTAIANGGFDPILSLFDGNGNFIADNDDGSEVIDPVTGRSWDSLFASTLNAGHYTVAVSMYPQFRAGNNLSDGFRYNTSGGSNFGDRTSNWAFDVLNADYASNPTGVPEPTTILGTVVFGTLGGRTFWKKRKSQKKA